A window of Nicotiana tabacum cultivar K326 chromosome 24, ASM71507v2, whole genome shotgun sequence contains these coding sequences:
- the LOC107797056 gene encoding carotene epsilon-monooxygenase, chloroplastic: protein MPFSLTLSSFSLLTHPTTHHHRTTHLGPLPYRSLSVKSSIDNKKPPSTKPSSWVSPDWLTKLTSSLTLGQNDDSNIPIASAQLEDVSELLGGALFLPLFKWMNQYGPIYRLAAGPRNFVIVSDPAIAKHVLKNYGKYGKGLVAEVSEFLFGSGFAIAEGPLWTARRRAVVPSLHKKYLSVIVDRVFCRCAERMVEKLTPDAISGSAVNMEAKFSQLTLDVIGLALFNYNFDSLTTDSPVIEAVYTALKEAELRSTDLLPYWQIKAICKVIPRQIKAENAVSLIRQTVEELIAKCREIVESEGERINEDEYVNDRDPSILRFLLASREEVSSVQLRDDLLSMLVAGHETTGSVLTWTSYLLSKNPSSLKKAHEEVDRVLGGRNPTYEDMRNLKFLTRCITESLRLYPHPPVLIRRALVADVLPGNYKVNAGQDIMISVYNVHHSSEVWERAEEFDPERFDSEGPVPNETNTDFRFIPFSGGPRKCVGDQFALLEATVALAIFLQNFSFELIPDQNISMTTGATIHTTNGLYMKVKQRQKESVLAA, encoded by the exons ATGCCATTTTCACTCACTCTctcctctttctctcttctcactcaccccaccacccaccaccaccgAACCACCCATCTGGGCCCACTTCCTTATCGTTCACTTTCCGTCAAATCCTCCATAGACAACAAGAAACCACCTTCTACAAAGCCCAGTTCATGGGTCAGTCCAGATTGGTTAACAAAACTAACCAGCTCACTTACTTTGGGCCAAAATGATGATTCTAATATACCCATTGCAAGTGCTCAGCTTGAGGATGTTTCTGAACTATTAGGTGGTGCTCTTTTTCTTCCATTGTTTAAATGGATGAATCAGTATGGACCCATTTATCGTCTTGCTGCTGGGCCTAGGAATTTTGTGATTGTCAGTGATCCTGCTATTGCTAAGCATGTTTTGAAGAATTATGGAAAGTATGGTAAAGGACTGGTTGCTGAGGTTTCTGAGTTTTTGTTTGGTTCTGGGTTTGCCATTGCTGAAGGTCCTCTTTGGACG GCAAGGCGAAGGGCTGTGGTTCCATCTCTTCACAAGAAGTACTTGTCAGTAATAGTTGATCGGGTCTTTTGCAGATGTGCTGAGAGAATGGTGGAGAAACTTACACCTGATGCAATTTCTGGCTCTGCAGTAAATATGGAGGCAAAGTTTTCTCAACTAACACTTGATGTTATTGGTCTTGCACTCTTCAATTACAATTTTGATTCCCTTACGACTGACAGTCCAGTTATTGAAGCAGTTTACACTGCGTTAAAAGAAGCAGAACTCCGTTCAACTGATCTGTTGCCGTATTGGCAG ATCAAAGCCATATGTAAGGTCATCCCACGACAGATAAAGGCCGAAAATGCAGTTTCTTTAATCAGGCAAACTGTTGAAGAGCTCATTGCAAAGTGCAGAGAGATTGTAGAATCTGAGGGTGAGAGGATTAATGAGGATGAGTACGTGAATGATAGAGATCCAAGCATCCTTCGATTTTTGCTTGCTAGCCGAGAGGAG GTTTCAAGTGTACAACTTCGAGACGATCTTCTATCAATGCTAGTTGCTGGGCATGAAACCACAGGTTCAGTTTTGACTTGGACGTCATACCTGCTGAGTAAG AACCCTTCCTCTTTGAAAAAAGCACATGAAGAAGTTGACAGAGTTTTGGGAGGACGCAATCCGACTTATGAAGACATGAGGAATCTCAAGTTCTTGACACGGTGCATAACTGAGTCACTCCGACTTTATCCACATCCACCT GTTCTAATAAGAAGAGCTCTAGTAGCTGATGTGCTCCCTGGAAATTACAAGGTCAATGCTGGTCAAGATATAATGATTTCGGTATATAACGTTCATCATTCTTCAGAG GTATGGGAAAGAGCAGAAGAATTTGATCCTGAAAGATTCGACTCAGAAGGTCCAGTTCCAAACGAAACGAATACTGACTTTAG ATTCATTCCGTTTAGTGGAGGGCCTCGAAAATGTGTTGGCGATCAATTTGCATTGTTGGAAGCTACAGTTGCTCTTGCAATATTTTTGCAGAACTTCTCGTTTGAGTTGATTCCAGATCAAAACATTAGCATGACTACTGGAGCAACCATTCATACGACAAAC GGTTTATACATGAAAGTGAAGCAAAGGCAAAAAGAATCTGTGTTGGCTGCATGA